One genomic segment of Peribacillus sp. FSL H8-0477 includes these proteins:
- a CDS encoding ABC transporter permease subunit — protein sequence MWNIWRSELRMTVRQGSYYSFLILWVAVLSLLFLLQSSAPSLTGYTNTTGTVVNVALYIIPLFMLIIGSFTIANEMENGQWRLLSTYPLFTLSYVLGKIGGQFTSQIIVFTFSYGVSLAIGLAFGLAFAVEWLLAIYFFSISLIFFFLIIGIIVGTIVSTRWQALSVSVIIWFFLIMIWPTALIGVLGLFPYTMIETLMKVALFLNPAELVRIVLVIELDGGSVFGQAYDSLVTFMETPGATLIYILYVIVFLAISLLFTMSMLEWRKRR from the coding sequence ATGTGGAATATATGGCGGTCGGAGCTACGAATGACGGTAAGACAAGGATCCTACTATTCGTTTTTAATTTTATGGGTGGCTGTTTTATCACTTTTATTTTTACTGCAAAGTAGTGCACCTTCTTTAACAGGATACACGAATACGACCGGGACTGTTGTCAATGTAGCATTGTATATCATTCCTTTGTTTATGTTAATTATCGGTTCGTTTACTATTGCTAATGAGATGGAAAACGGCCAATGGCGTTTATTAAGTACCTATCCACTATTTACCCTTTCCTATGTATTGGGGAAAATCGGGGGGCAGTTTACTTCTCAAATTATAGTGTTTACATTCAGTTATGGTGTTAGCTTGGCGATTGGTCTTGCATTTGGATTAGCATTTGCGGTCGAATGGCTGTTAGCCATATACTTTTTTTCTATTTCGCTTATTTTCTTCTTTCTTATAATCGGTATAATCGTCGGGACAATTGTTTCAACCAGATGGCAGGCGTTGTCAGTATCGGTAATAATTTGGTTTTTTCTAATAATGATTTGGCCAACTGCCTTAATCGGGGTGTTGGGGTTATTCCCTTATACAATGATTGAGACGCTCATGAAGGTAGCTTTATTCTTGAATCCGGCTGAACTGGTGAGAATCGTTTTAGTGATTGAACTTGATGGAGGTTCTGTATTTGGTCAAGCCTATGACTCGTTAGTGACCTTTATGGAAACCCCTGGCGCTACTCTTATTTATATTCTTTATGTGATAGTATTTCTAGCCATTAGTTTATTGTTTACGATGAGTATGTTGGAATGGAGGAAAAGAAGATGA
- a CDS encoding ABC transporter ATP-binding protein, with the protein MTKFSVEKISKVYKQKTALKTSSFDVEDGTCVVLCGGNGAGKSTMLQIMAGIIASSSGKTSINGKDLQYDRDNYLHEIGFMPDDFHAQETMTVEEFLSFYGSFRKVGKQRVAEVIELIGLTEKKREFIKSLSKGMRQRLLFGQSILAKPAVLLMDEPTNGLDPYWVNRFVEILNEMKKEGTIIVFSTHMMDVAAETGDVILFLKQGEIFQTIKNEGKAEDTTMKLMKLHRYA; encoded by the coding sequence ATGACTAAGTTTAGTGTAGAAAAAATATCAAAGGTATATAAACAGAAAACGGCCTTGAAGACAAGCTCGTTTGATGTAGAAGATGGAACGTGTGTCGTTTTGTGCGGTGGAAATGGTGCGGGTAAGAGCACCATGCTACAAATAATGGCTGGGATTATTGCCTCATCAAGTGGAAAGACTTCGATAAACGGTAAGGACCTCCAATATGATAGGGATAATTATCTACATGAAATTGGCTTTATGCCTGATGATTTTCATGCTCAGGAAACGATGACGGTCGAGGAATTCCTCTCATTTTACGGCTCTTTTCGAAAAGTGGGTAAGCAAAGGGTTGCTGAAGTTATTGAGCTGATTGGTTTAACCGAAAAAAAGCGTGAGTTTATTAAAAGCCTGTCGAAAGGTATGAGACAAAGACTGCTTTTTGGTCAATCAATTTTAGCAAAACCCGCCGTTTTATTAATGGATGAACCGACAAACGGACTTGATCCCTATTGGGTAAACCGATTTGTAGAGATTCTAAATGAAATGAAAAAAGAAGGGACAATTATTGTCTTTTCCACACATATGATGGATGTTGCTGCAGAAACAGGCGATGTCATTCTATTCTTGAAACAAGGAGAAATTTTTCAAACCATTAAAAATGAAGGAAAAGCAGAAGATACAACCATGAAACTAATGAAACTGCATCGCTATGCGTAA